From Nonlabens sp. Ci31, the proteins below share one genomic window:
- a CDS encoding PKD domain-containing protein, protein MIKTHKGFKVIAALFISIAFMSCSEDDAVVLQNVAAGFTQTINQNTGTVTFINTSSNATTFAWDFGDGTSSTLINPIKTYSAGGSYVVVLQVTNNDGAMARFEDTILIDELFDGGLLTNGDFENGVTPWIQGVDDNSPAPVVTFAGNTYYQVNITNPNSNQPFLVNLSQKLEIIQGFTYVLTFDAWSDRNRDVIAGIGLSGGTFANNSQPLSITDTQQQYQLTLTATNFGATNARVLFDSNGEAGLVNIDNVTLIVQ, encoded by the coding sequence ATGATAAAAACACATAAAGGATTTAAAGTAATTGCTGCGCTATTCATTTCTATAGCTTTTATGAGTTGTAGTGAAGATGATGCCGTTGTGCTGCAAAATGTCGCTGCTGGATTTACACAAACGATCAATCAAAATACGGGTACAGTAACTTTTATCAATACTTCTAGTAACGCTACTACGTTTGCATGGGATTTCGGAGATGGTACTTCTTCAACGTTAATTAACCCTATTAAGACTTATAGCGCGGGGGGCTCCTACGTTGTTGTGCTACAAGTCACTAACAATGATGGTGCAATGGCTCGTTTTGAAGATACCATACTCATTGACGAATTGTTTGATGGTGGTCTGTTGACTAACGGAGACTTTGAAAATGGTGTTACCCCTTGGATCCAAGGAGTGGATGATAATAGTCCAGCACCAGTTGTTACTTTTGCAGGTAATACCTATTATCAAGTAAACATAACCAACCCTAATTCAAACCAGCCGTTTTTAGTGAACTTGAGCCAAAAATTAGAAATTATTCAAGGGTTTACTTATGTATTAACTTTTGACGCGTGGTCGGATCGCAATAGAGATGTCATAGCAGGAATAGGATTAAGTGGTGGAACATTTGCTAATAATAGTCAGCCTTTAAGCATCACGGACACCCAACAGCAATATCAGTTAACTTTAACCGCAACAAATTTCGGAGCCACTAATGCTCGAGTATTATTTGATTCTAATGGAGAAGCTGGGTTGGTTAATATTGATAATGTAACATTAATTGTACAGTAG
- a CDS encoding glycosyl hydrolase family 16 — MNTKKITFYKISLTLAVVFMIAVGCERDLSDDAIPATFSKTGEIYTDAFVSMGSDFYLPFAGSKPDAFSVDEQVGFQSNSSIRIDVPNAVDPTGNYAGAILRVDGAGRDLSGFNALTFWVKASRGVSVDAFGFGQDFLEDKYQVTANNVNVGTNWSKVTIPIPDPSKLVEERGAFWYAMGTQGTGGSGYIVWMDDIKFENLATVAQPRPAISNGEDAATSSFIGVNLAVTGLIETFNLASGLEQTITVAPSYYNFTASDPNVASVDALGNIAVAAAGTSVITATLAGIDAAGSLTINSQGNFQLPTTPTRDPANVISIFSDAYTNVPVDYYNGFWLPGSSTGSADFSVNGDHILNYTNFNYVGTQTANPLVDASSMTMVHFDLYIPGPVPNNFDFLISIEDWGPNGVDNGGDDSRQQIFVRRNQVVANSWVSIDAPLTLVNRDNIGLIIYENINFSSLRNFYIDNVYYYN; from the coding sequence ATGAATACCAAAAAAATAACTTTTTATAAAATATCTCTAACACTAGCAGTCGTGTTTATGATAGCAGTAGGTTGCGAGAGAGATCTGTCAGATGACGCTATACCAGCAACCTTTTCAAAGACAGGAGAGATTTATACAGACGCATTTGTAAGTATGGGAAGTGACTTTTATTTACCTTTTGCAGGTTCTAAACCAGACGCGTTTTCAGTGGATGAGCAAGTAGGTTTTCAAAGTAATTCTTCCATACGTATAGACGTGCCTAACGCGGTTGATCCTACAGGGAATTATGCAGGGGCAATTCTTCGTGTAGATGGAGCCGGGAGAGATTTATCTGGCTTTAACGCGCTTACATTTTGGGTAAAAGCTTCTCGAGGAGTAAGTGTAGATGCTTTTGGTTTTGGTCAAGACTTTCTAGAAGATAAATATCAAGTAACCGCAAACAATGTAAATGTAGGTACGAACTGGTCTAAAGTGACCATACCTATTCCAGATCCTTCAAAATTAGTAGAGGAGCGTGGTGCCTTTTGGTATGCTATGGGAACTCAGGGTACTGGTGGTTCCGGGTATATTGTCTGGATGGACGATATCAAATTTGAAAATTTGGCCACAGTAGCACAACCTAGACCTGCTATCTCTAACGGTGAAGATGCAGCTACTAGCTCTTTTATAGGAGTTAATTTAGCAGTTACCGGTTTAATAGAAACATTCAATTTAGCTTCTGGATTAGAACAAACTATAACAGTCGCTCCTAGCTATTATAATTTCACAGCTTCTGATCCTAACGTGGCATCAGTGGATGCGTTAGGTAATATTGCTGTTGCGGCTGCAGGAACTTCGGTAATTACGGCAACGCTTGCTGGGATTGATGCGGCGGGTTCTTTAACGATTAATTCACAAGGTAATTTTCAATTGCCAACTACACCTACAAGAGACCCTGCTAATGTGATCTCTATTTTTAGTGATGCGTATACGAATGTTCCTGTAGACTATTATAATGGATTTTGGCTTCCTGGTTCTTCTACTGGCTCAGCTGATTTTTCAGTGAATGGAGACCATATTTTAAATTACACCAATTTTAATTATGTAGGTACCCAAACTGCTAATCCATTAGTGGATGCATCGAGTATGACTATGGTGCACTTTGACCTGTATATCCCAGGTCCGGTGCCAAACAATTTTGACTTTTTAATATCTATAGAAGATTGGGGCCCTAATGGGGTGGATAATGGTGGTGATGATTCTAGACAACAAATATTTGTACGTCGCAATCAAGTAGTGGCTAACAGTTGGGTCAGCATTGATGCTCCTTTGACCCTAGTTAATAGGGATAATATAGGACTCATTATCTATGAAAATATTAATTTTTCTTCATTGAGAAATTTTTATATAGATAATGTATACTACTACAACTAA
- a CDS encoding family 16 glycosylhydrolase produces the protein MMNITLQKIHTKLIIRLGLLVAAAAVIFSCSPDDKQQVTTKNNLVWQDEFSVDGAPDPLIWGADLGNGEAQGIPGWGNEERQYYTDRPENVVVENGMLKITALKESFQGSDYTSGRVLTKGKYQKKFGRFEARIKLPWGQGLWPAFWMLGDDSNGAQAWPQIGEIDIMEYRGQEPTIVHGSMHGPGYSGGQAITKQYDLVTDRLDTDFHVYGIEWGPGYVNYYIDEVLYNQITPEDVTGDWVFDDHEFYIIMNVAVGGTFVGAPGLNTVYPQTMYVDYVRVYE, from the coding sequence ATGATGAACATCACACTTCAAAAGATACATACTAAGTTAATAATTCGTCTTGGACTTCTAGTCGCTGCTGCAGCGGTAATCTTTAGCTGTTCTCCAGATGATAAGCAACAAGTAACCACAAAAAACAATCTTGTTTGGCAAGATGAGTTTAGTGTAGATGGTGCTCCGGATCCTTTAATATGGGGTGCTGATTTAGGAAACGGTGAAGCTCAAGGAATACCTGGATGGGGAAATGAGGAACGTCAATATTATACAGACCGTCCAGAAAACGTGGTGGTTGAAAATGGGATGCTTAAAATTACGGCTCTTAAAGAGTCCTTTCAAGGTTCTGACTATACATCGGGAAGAGTTCTTACAAAAGGGAAGTATCAAAAAAAATTCGGTCGTTTTGAAGCGAGAATCAAGCTTCCTTGGGGACAAGGTTTATGGCCGGCGTTTTGGATGTTAGGAGATGATAGTAACGGTGCTCAAGCATGGCCACAAATAGGCGAAATAGACATTATGGAGTACCGCGGTCAGGAACCTACCATAGTGCACGGTAGTATGCATGGTCCAGGTTATTCTGGAGGTCAGGCCATTACTAAACAATATGATTTAGTTACAGACAGGTTAGATACCGATTTTCATGTTTATGGCATAGAATGGGGACCTGGTTATGTAAATTATTATATTGACGAGGTGCTTTATAACCAAATTACACCTGAAGACGTTACTGGCGACTGGGTGTTTGATGACCATGAGTTTTATATTATCATGAACGTTGCTGTTGGAGGTACATTTGTAGGTGCTCCAGGTTTAAATACTGTTTATCCACAAACGATGTATGTAGATTATGTACGCGTTTATGAGTAA
- a CDS encoding glycosyl hydrolase family 17, producing MNINRSFKIGIVLGQLLILGSCGNAPKEQEEVKQTKEINAVDILGNPDYQAISYGGYRGISREEQPTIAQLKEDIKIMAAMGIKVLRTYNVQPSLPHASNILAAIQELKKEDSDFEMYVMLGAWIDCKNAWTGLEPDHNVESEANAGEIARAVALAIKYPDIVKVIAVGNEAMVKWAASYYVQPVVILKWVNHLQGLKKKGKLSKNLWITSSDNFASWGGGDYIYHTPDLTKLLKAVDYVSLHTYPMHDTHYNAVFWGTLNFEKSLTTHEKMDTAMRRARDYAKSQYRSVVEYMNVIGVDKPVHIGETGWASVSNGHYGPDGSRATDEYKSAKFYHFMREWTDKEGISCFYFEAFDERWKDAANKLGSENYFGLFTLDGKAKYALWDRVDEGAFIGLTRGGKPITKTYNGNKEELMKDVLLPPLK from the coding sequence ATGAACATCAACCGCAGTTTTAAAATAGGAATAGTACTAGGACAATTATTGATTCTAGGAAGTTGTGGTAATGCACCAAAAGAGCAGGAAGAAGTGAAACAGACGAAAGAAATCAATGCAGTAGATATTTTGGGCAACCCAGATTATCAAGCTATTTCTTATGGAGGTTATAGAGGGATTTCTAGAGAAGAACAACCTACTATAGCCCAACTAAAAGAAGACATCAAAATCATGGCAGCCATGGGTATAAAAGTGTTGCGCACGTATAACGTGCAACCTAGTTTACCACATGCTTCTAATATTCTCGCTGCGATACAGGAGCTTAAGAAGGAAGATTCAGATTTTGAAATGTATGTCATGCTGGGAGCATGGATTGATTGTAAAAATGCTTGGACTGGTTTAGAACCAGATCATAACGTAGAGAGCGAGGCAAACGCTGGTGAGATAGCTAGAGCCGTTGCCTTAGCCATCAAATATCCAGATATTGTAAAAGTAATAGCCGTAGGTAATGAGGCCATGGTAAAATGGGCAGCCAGTTATTATGTGCAACCTGTAGTTATTTTAAAATGGGTCAACCATTTACAAGGCTTGAAGAAAAAAGGTAAGCTTTCTAAAAATTTATGGATTACCAGTTCAGATAATTTTGCCTCTTGGGGTGGTGGTGATTATATCTATCACACACCAGACTTGACTAAACTCTTGAAAGCTGTTGATTATGTGTCCTTACATACTTATCCTATGCACGATACACATTACAATGCCGTATTTTGGGGAACATTAAATTTTGAAAAGAGTTTGACAACTCATGAGAAAATGGATACCGCTATGCGCCGTGCAAGAGACTATGCAAAATCACAATACAGAAGTGTTGTGGAGTATATGAATGTTATAGGTGTTGATAAGCCAGTTCACATAGGAGAAACAGGATGGGCATCGGTTTCAAATGGACATTATGGTCCAGATGGATCAAGAGCTACAGATGAGTATAAAAGCGCAAAATTCTATCATTTTATGAGAGAATGGACAGATAAAGAGGGGATTTCTTGTTTTTATTTTGAGGCATTTGATGAGCGATGGAAAGATGCTGCTAATAAGCTAGGTTCTGAGAATTACTTTGGACTTTTTACTCTTGATGGTAAAGCAAAATATGCGCTTTGGGATCGGGTAGATGAAGGTGCTTTTATAGGTTTAACTAGAGGGGGGAAGCCTATTACCAAAACTTATAATGGCAATAAAGAGGAATTAATGAAAGACGTCTTATTACCACCTTTAAAATAA
- a CDS encoding glycoside hydrolase family 30 protein — translation MVSCKQEREKLDVEVYETSASGNHLSKVMPFEVKDSTTVITINDEVTFQTITGFGGAFTESSAYLLNRLSKKNRDTIINAYFSREGANYSLTRTHMNSCDFSLSQYSYSPVEDDVNLEHFSIEEDRDDLIPMIKDAMAASEDGFNLFASPWTAAPWMKDNNDWVGGKLLPKYYDTWALFFSKYADAYEAEGIPIWGFTVENEPHGNGNNWESMHYTPKEMTDFVEYHLGPKLEADGYGDKVILGYDQNRAGLKEWVDEMYRDEASSKYFDGTAIHWYESTYDYFPEELQYAHHKAPKKYLIETEGCVDSEVPHWRDDQWYWSKEATDWGWDWAKEEEKYLHPKYAPVNRYARDIIGCMNNWVDGWVDWNMVLDRKGGPNWFKNWCVAPVIVDPDNDEVYFTPLYYTMAHFSKYIRPGAQVIEVQHTDKDLMVTAAKNPDGTIAFVIFNEGMEGKNYELRFRESVVSINLGAQSLQTVIIPTKN, via the coding sequence ATGGTAAGCTGTAAACAGGAAAGAGAAAAACTGGATGTAGAAGTTTACGAGACTTCTGCATCTGGTAATCATCTGTCTAAAGTGATGCCTTTTGAAGTAAAAGACAGTACCACTGTAATTACTATCAATGATGAGGTAACCTTTCAAACCATTACTGGGTTTGGCGGCGCATTTACAGAGTCGTCTGCTTATTTGCTCAATCGATTGAGTAAAAAAAATAGGGATACCATCATCAATGCTTATTTCTCTCGTGAAGGAGCAAATTACTCGCTAACGCGCACGCATATGAATAGTTGTGATTTTTCTTTGTCACAATATTCCTACTCTCCAGTCGAGGACGACGTGAACTTAGAACACTTTAGCATAGAGGAAGATAGAGATGATTTAATTCCTATGATCAAAGATGCTATGGCAGCGTCTGAGGATGGTTTTAATTTATTTGCATCCCCATGGACAGCAGCACCTTGGATGAAAGATAATAATGATTGGGTAGGAGGAAAACTACTGCCTAAATACTATGATACCTGGGCACTTTTCTTTTCTAAATACGCAGACGCTTATGAAGCCGAAGGCATTCCTATATGGGGTTTTACGGTAGAAAATGAGCCGCATGGAAATGGAAATAACTGGGAAAGTATGCATTATACTCCTAAGGAAATGACAGATTTTGTAGAGTATCATTTGGGCCCCAAGTTAGAAGCAGATGGTTATGGAGATAAAGTTATTCTAGGTTACGATCAAAATAGAGCAGGACTTAAAGAATGGGTAGATGAGATGTATAGAGATGAGGCATCTTCCAAATATTTTGATGGAACAGCTATTCACTGGTACGAAAGTACTTATGATTACTTTCCAGAAGAGCTGCAATATGCACATCATAAAGCACCAAAAAAATACCTGATCGAGACCGAAGGTTGTGTGGATTCTGAAGTGCCACACTGGCGCGATGATCAATGGTACTGGTCTAAAGAGGCAACAGATTGGGGCTGGGACTGGGCAAAAGAAGAAGAAAAATACCTGCATCCTAAATACGCTCCTGTAAACCGTTATGCTAGAGATATTATAGGTTGTATGAATAATTGGGTAGATGGATGGGTAGATTGGAACATGGTTCTAGACCGTAAAGGAGGACCTAACTGGTTTAAAAATTGGTGTGTTGCTCCGGTAATTGTAGACCCAGATAATGATGAAGTGTATTTTACACCGCTTTATTATACCATGGCACATTTTAGTAAATATATACGTCCAGGAGCTCAAGTTATTGAGGTACAACATACAGATAAAGACCTTATGGTGACCGCAGCAAAGAATCCAGACGGTACTATTGCTTTTGTTATTTTTAATGAAGGTATGGAAGGTAAGAATTATGAACTGCGCTTTCGCGAAAGCGTGGTCAGCATCAACTTAGGTGCACAGAGCTTACAAACTGTTATTATACCAACCAAAAACTAA